A segment of the bacterium genome:
GGCGTTGGGATCGGAGCGACGTCGAGATGCTCGGCGACACCCGTGAGCCCGAGTAGGTACAAGAGTTGCTGTTCGGCGAGGGCGACGTCCCAGCGCAGGCGTGCCGCTTCGTCTCGGGCACGGGCAGCCTCTGCGGTCTGCGTCGCGACATCGAGCGCGCTGCTCTCGCCCGCGCGCTCGCGGGCGGTGGTTAGTTCCGTGACACGGTCGCGCACCTGTACGGCCTCCGTGGAGGTTCGGATCCGGTCGCGCGCGAGCGCGACATCGCTTACCGCCACCCGAACGTCTCGGATCAGGTCTAGCCCGGTTTGCAAAAGTTCGTTGGCGGCACGCTCCGCGTCGAGCGCGGCGATCCGGACCCGACGCGGCCGCAGCCATAGCGCCTCGAGTGGAAACGTGGCGGCGAACTCGAGCTGCTTCGGCCCGAGCGGGAACAACACCGCGAGCGTCGGATTCGACAGTAGTCCAGCCTGCGCGAGCTCGGCTCGCGAGAGCCCGAGCTTCGCGAGGCTCTCTTGAAACGGCGCGTCGTTCCACAGCGCAATGGCGACGGTGTCGTCGGTGTTCAGCGGACCGTGGATGTCGATGCCGGGCGGCACACGCGTGGTCACATCCGCATCGGGACGGACGCCGTGCTCACCGCGCCGGCCTAGCCCTTCCGACAGCGCGGCGCGTTCCGTGAACGCGCTGTGCGGCACACATCCAGACGAGACCGCCGATGCCCCGACAGCAACGGCGATCAACCAGCGCCGCCGACCGTCGCTGTGGCGAGTCCGTACGGTGCGCTCAGGGATGCATTTCACGACACCAGCGGTAGCTCGCTCCTCGTGACGAGAAGGTGAACTACTGCGCCGCACCAGATGCCGTCGTCTCGAAGTCCCTTCGCCAATGAGCCCGCGAGATGTTGCCCGCCTCGGCGCGTTTCAGCGCGACTCGGCGTTCGCGGCGGTAGCCATCCGCGCGAGCGGAAGTGGGTCAGCCTCCGGCTCGGGCTCGCGCCACGACCGGCAGCGCCAGCACGGCGCGGGTGCCGCGCCCCTCCTGGCTGTCTATGTCGAGCTGGCCTCGATGCCGCTCGGCGATCTCGCGTGACAGCGCCAGACCAAGGCCGGTGCCTGGCGACGACGTGCCCCGGCCCCGTGCGAAGCGCTCGAAAACGCGCGGTCGGTCTTCGTCGGCGATTCCGGGGCCCTCGTCGTCGACGACCACCCGCACCCAGCCGTTGTCGCTCACGACATCGACATGTACGGCACTCCTCGCTGGCGTGTGGCGGAAGGCGTTGTCGACGAGGTTCACGATCACTCGCCGCAGGAACGAGGGGACACCCGTCACCCACACCTCGGCGCCGACGTCCCAGCGAAACGGTCGCTGCTGCTCTGCGGCGATCACCTCCATCTCACGCAACACCTCGCCCACGAGGATATCGAGGCGAACGGGTTCCCGGCCGGCATCCAGAACGCCGGCCTCGACCGCGCTCAGCGCCAGCAGATCCTCGGAGAGCCTGCCAAGACGCTCAGCTTGCTCGAGTCC
Coding sequences within it:
- a CDS encoding TolC family protein, whose protein sequence is MPHSAFTERAALSEGLGRRGEHGVRPDADVTTRVPPGIDIHGPLNTDDTVAIALWNDAPFQESLAKLGLSRAELAQAGLLSNPTLAVLFPLGPKQLEFAATFPLEALWLRPRRVRIAALDAERAANELLQTGLDLIRDVRVAVSDVALARDRIRTSTEAVQVRDRVTELTTARERAGESSALDVATQTAEAARARDEAARLRWDVALAEQQLLYLLGLTGVAEHLDVAPIPTPTSDPPPEWLEQRALAARPDIRAAEIAVEAAGERAGLAVAEIFAISGIADANGSGKQGFEMGPGAQLLLPLFNQNQAARLRADAEVQRAAWGYVGARQRVLREVRSSSVRCRQAIEAWHRWSTELVPFLEELVRGSEAAYEIGELSPLMVQENVRQLVAARAREAELAADVRRAWADMERSVGARIPEDGAGHARR